One genomic window of Solanum dulcamara chromosome 10, daSolDulc1.2, whole genome shotgun sequence includes the following:
- the LOC129869802 gene encoding uncharacterized protein LOC129869802 translates to MASSSRRPMEAAREDTGDSHSQPHTQEGIGEQSSGQSIPHTSGSGVGNQQGVRVGPHPHMSPGTHVMNPPFQQMAEFFHRMAETIHDPRGLNFEKMRKMGGVEFEGTIDPTDAEQWLERMERVFEQLECSDVAKFKYAISLLQKDAYDWWVGVPNAKAKPPVLTWDDFVKEFRMKYVPPAYCDAKKKEFLNLRQRGMSIAEYQQKFLRLSRYAGGIITDEKDKCRRFEDGLNDSIRKNVAILQHENFCKLVSAAFTWERLDREEASRHENRFRKPRSDFGGPSKKGRFDDSKAGSVNKSNQQKQSRLDFSTASTPSYSQGKTRVPTCAECGKNHYGACRRASGACFNCGSFDHKVKDCPNPKNVPPVYTEGLVQKSSNNPPQTNRGARPKTNQAAGAKR, encoded by the exons ATGGCCTCTTCTTCTCGTAGACCTATGGAAGCTGCTCGTGAAGATACAGGTGACTCTCATTCCCAACCTCATACACAAGAAGGAATTGGCGAACAGTCCTCGGGTCAGTCTATTCCTCATACTAGTGGGTCTGGTGTGGGAAATCAACAAGGAGTAAGAGTTGGTCCACATCCTCACATGAGCCCTGGTACTCACGTTATGAACCCTCCTTTTCAACAAATGGCTGAATTCTTTCACCGTATGGCTGAAACGATCCATGACCCCCGTGGgttaaactttgaaaaaatgaggaaaatgggtGGAGTTGAATTTGAAGGTACTATTGATCCCACAGATGCTGAACAATGGCTTGAGCGCATGGAGAGAGTGTTTGAACAGTTGGAGTGTTCTGATGTTGCCAAATTCAAGTATGCCATCTCGTTATTGCAGAAGGATGCTTATGACTGGTGGGTAGGTGTGCCAAATGCAAAAGCAAAACCTCCAGTTCTTACTTGGGATGATTTTGTTAAAGAGTTTCGTATGAAATATGTCCCGCCTGCTTATTGTGATGCtaagaaaaaagagtttttgaatCTAAGGCAACGAGGCATGTCTATTGCTGAGTATCAACAAAAGTTTCTTAGACTCTCTCGTTATGCTGGAGGCATTATTACCGatgaaaaagataaatgcaGGAGATTTGAAGATGGCCTAAACGATTCCATTAGAAAGAATGTGGCAATCCTGCAACATGagaacttttgtaaattagtttctgCTGCTTTCACTTGGGAAAGACTTGATAGGGAAGAAGCTAGTAGACATGAAAATAGATTCCGGAAGCCTAGGTCAGATTTTGGAGGTCCATCCAAGAAGGGAAGGTTTGATGATTCTAAGGCTGGTAGTGTCAACAAGTCAAATCAACAGAAACAAAGCAGACTAGATTTTTCTACAGCTAGTACCCCGAGTTATAGCCAAGGCAAGACTCGCGTTCCCACTTGTGCagaatgtggaaagaatcattatGGTGCTTGTAGGAGAGCTTCTGGTGCTTGTTTTAATTGTGGAAGCTTTGATCATAAAGTGAAGGACTGTCCAAATCCTAAAAATGTTCCTCCCGTGTACACTGAGGGCTTAGTACAGAAGTCTTCTAATAATCCTCCACAAACCAATAGAGGTGCAAGGCCTAAAACCAACCAAGCAGCAGGGGCAA AGAGATGA